CCGACTGGCTGAGCGAGGCTCCGGAGGGCGACGGCTGGACGGTCGTCGACGAGCGCACCGTCATCGACCAGGAGTTCGTGCCCGCCGTCCCGGCCGTCGAGGCCGTCGACGCCGTGTGGGAGCAGCGCGAGCTGACGCCGGCAGTGCCGGCCGTCGACCCGGTGGTCTGCGCCGCCGACCCGGCCGCCGTGCCGGACCCGACAGTCACCTACCTCAGCGAGGTGCTGGCCGCGCCGCTGCCAGCCGCCCCGGCTGCGGCAGTCCCGGCCGCCGCCCCGACGGTGGTGCGGAGCGAGGTGCTGGCCGCGACCGGCTCCTCGGCCGGCCTGTACGCCATGGGCGCCGTGACGCTCGTGGCCCTGGGCGGCACGCTTGTCGCCGCTCGCCGTCGGACCTCCGAGGACTGACACCACAGCGGGCCCCGGCGCTTCGGCGCCGGGGCCCACTCGCGTGCCCGCTCAGCCGGCTGTCGTCCGCCCGAAGTGGAAGGACGTGGCCGTCGAGCGCGGCCAGCGGCTGGTGACGACTTTGCCGCGGGTGTAGAAGCGGACGGCCTCAGGCCCGTAGACGTGGCTCTCGCCAAACAGCGAGTCCTTCCACCCGCCGAACGAGTGCCAGCCCACCGGCACCGGGATCGGCACGTTGATGCCGATCATGCCCACGGACACCGAGCGCTGGAAGGTGCGGGCCGCGTCGCCGGAGGCCGTGAACAGGGCGGTCCCGTTCCCGTAAGGGTTCGCGTTGACGATCTCGATCGCCTCCGTGAGGCCCGCCACCCGCAGCACCACGAGCACCGGGCCGAACACCTCCTCGGCGTAGGCCCGCATGTCGGTGGACACGCCGTCGAGCACCGTCGGCCCCACGAAGAAGCCGCCCTCGTGGCCGGCCACGGTGTGCCCGCGGCCGTCGACGAGCGCCCGCGCGCCGCCGTCGACCGCCTCGGTGACGATCTGCTCGATGCGCTGCTGGGCGGCACGCGTGATCACCGGGCCCATGTCCGACGCCGGGTCGCTTCCCGGCGCCACCCGCACCGCCAGGGCCGCGGCGCGCAGCCGCTCGAGCAGCGCGTCGGCCACCGAGTCGGCGACGAGCGCCACCGACACCGCCATGCACCGCTCCCCCGCGGCGCCGAACGCCGCCGCCGTCAGGTGGGTGGCCGCCAGGTCGAGGTCGGCGTCGGCCAGCACCACCGCGTGGTTCTTGGCGCCGCCCAGAGCCTGCACCCGCTTGCCGTGCGCGGTGGCCGTGGCGTGCACGTGCTTCGCGACGGCGGTGGAGCCGACGAAGGACACCGCCGCGACGTCCGGGTGCGTGAGCAGCCCGTCCACGGCGACCCGGTCGCCCTGCAGCACCGAGAACACGCCATCGGGCAGACCCGCGTCCGCCCACATCTCCGCGAGCAGCAACGACGCCGAGGGGTCACGCTCGGACGGCTTGAGGATGAACGCGTTGCCGGTGGCAATGGCCATCGGCGCCATCCACAGCGGCACCATCGCCGGGAAGTTGAAGGGGGTGATGCCCGCCACGACACCGAGCGGCTCCCGGAACGAGAACACGTCCACATCGGTGGCGACTTGGTCCGAGTACTCGCCCTTGAGCAGCTGCGGGATGCCGCACGCGAACTCCACGACCTCGAGCCCGCGGCCGATCTCGCCCACCGCGTCCGAGAGCACCTTGCCGTGCTCCGCCGTGATCACCGCCGCCAGCTCGGCCGTCCGGGCGATGAGCTGCTCCCGGAACGCGAACATCACCGCGGCGCGCTTGCCCAGCGGGGTCTGCGCCCACGCGTCGGCCGCTGCGAGGGCCGCTGCGACCACCGCGTCGATGTCAGCCTGATCGGCGAGCACGACCTGCGCGGTCACCTGGCCGGTCGCCGGGTCGAAGACGTCCTGGCGACGATCGCCCACGCCCGGCGTCGGGGCGCCGCCGATGACGTGGCCGACGAGCGTGCTGACACCGGTGCTGGCGATCGAGGGGTTCGCGGTCACGGTTCTCCTCCAGGCGAGGCCATCGACGTCGACGGGTCCCGTCACGCTAGCGCCCAGCACCTCGGCGGAGTAGGGCTGACAGCGGACCAGGGCAGGCGGCGCCTCGTGGGACGCCCGTGCCACACTCGCCGGATGCCTGAGCACTACGCGCCCGACGACCACGCCACCGACCGGGCCCTGCTGGTCGCCGCGTCCTACGTGGTGCTGCGCCGCGACGACCAGGTGCTGCTGCAGCTGCGCCGCGGGACCGGGTACATGGATGAGCACTGGGCCACGATGGCCGGGCACGTCGAGCCCGGCGAGTCCGTGCACGAGGGCGCCGCCCGCGAGCTGTGGGAGGAGGCCGGCGTGCGCGTCCGCGTCGAGGACCTCGTGCCCCTGACGATGCTGCACCGCTACCAGGTGGGCGGGCCGCAGGTCGAGCAGCGCTGCGACGTCTTCTTCGAGAGCCGCGCCTGGGCCGGTGAGCCCTGCATCATGGAGCCGGCCAAGTGCGCCGCGATGGAGTGGTTCCCGCTCGACGCCCTGCCCTCGCCCGTTGTGCCGCACGAGCTGCTGGTCCTCGAAGGGCTCCGAGCAGGGGCGACGCTGCCCCCGATCGTCTCGTACCGCACCGGCGGCTGACCCGGCCTGGGCCGTGTACCCAGGTCGCAGCGGCGTCGGGTATCCTCATCCGGCCGGGAGGATTCGCCTAGTGGCCTATGGCGCACGCTTGGAAAGCGTGTTGGGTGAAAGCCCTCGGGGGTTCGAATCCCCCATCCTCCGCGCACCGAAGGGCCCGTCACCCGCAGCACTGTGGGAGACGGGCCCTTCGACGTCGCCGCGGATCGAGGGCGCGCTTTACCCCCTCCCTGCTCCCCCATCTGGCGCCTTGGTTCAGCGCGGCTGCCAGGTGGACCGCCAGCGCGCGGCGTCGTAGATGCGGTCCACTTGCTCTGGGGTCAGGCGTGAGGGGAGCTTTCGCAGCGGCTTGTAGGCCCGTGTGGCGCGGTAGACCAGCACGTCGCCGGGCTGCTCGCGGATCCGCAAGGCCCCGGATCCGAGTCGGAAGACGAGGACCGCTGTCGCCGTCACGGCGACGCCTGAGGCAGCCGAGAGCAGTCTGGCCGCGCGGGCAGCCTCATGGCGCGAATTCCGCAGGTACGGCACCGGCTGGTTGTTCACGCGGACTTGCCGGGGCACTACCCACACACTGGCGCCCGGGTGGTGCTTGGAGTTGACAGTGAACACGCCAGGCGGGCCGATCAGCACGTGGTCGATATCGGATCCGCCCAAGCCGACAGGCACGGAGTGAAGGACCTTCCATCCATGCCGGGTGAGGCGCTCGAGCTCTCTGCCG
The sequence above is a segment of the Cellulomonas chengniuliangii genome. Coding sequences within it:
- a CDS encoding CoA-acylating methylmalonate-semialdehyde dehydrogenase, which produces MASTGVSTLVGHVIGGAPTPGVGDRRQDVFDPATGQVTAQVVLADQADIDAVVAAALAAADAWAQTPLGKRAAVMFAFREQLIARTAELAAVITAEHGKVLSDAVGEIGRGLEVVEFACGIPQLLKGEYSDQVATDVDVFSFREPLGVVAGITPFNFPAMVPLWMAPMAIATGNAFILKPSERDPSASLLLAEMWADAGLPDGVFSVLQGDRVAVDGLLTHPDVAAVSFVGSTAVAKHVHATATAHGKRVQALGGAKNHAVVLADADLDLAATHLTAAAFGAAGERCMAVSVALVADSVADALLERLRAAALAVRVAPGSDPASDMGPVITRAAQQRIEQIVTEAVDGGARALVDGRGHTVAGHEGGFFVGPTVLDGVSTDMRAYAEEVFGPVLVVLRVAGLTEAIEIVNANPYGNGTALFTASGDAARTFQRSVSVGMIGINVPIPVPVGWHSFGGWKDSLFGESHVYGPEAVRFYTRGKVVTSRWPRSTATSFHFGRTTAG
- a CDS encoding NUDIX hydrolase; this encodes MPEHYAPDDHATDRALLVAASYVVLRRDDQVLLQLRRGTGYMDEHWATMAGHVEPGESVHEGAARELWEEAGVRVRVEDLVPLTMLHRYQVGGPQVEQRCDVFFESRAWAGEPCIMEPAKCAAMEWFPLDALPSPVVPHELLVLEGLRAGATLPPIVSYRTGG
- a CDS encoding nuclease-related domain-containing protein, which codes for MGEFETREWRRHGKDRTYVIDTASGMQIGYRDNSSGALVPSDSSTAGALGRWAECASGASVIPEPRIESCSLPLPVDPGASDSGGSTRLSDEDLSGRRAGSAARARALEELEARKARSGRFRTWLGRIFDVRTDERAWRIGADAEETIGRELERLTRHGWKVLHSVPVGLGGSDIDHVLIGPPGVFTVNSKHHPGASVWVVPRQVRVNNQPVPYLRNSRHEAARAARLLSAASGVAVTATAVLVFRLGSGALRIREQPGDVLVYRATRAYKPLRKLPSRLTPEQVDRIYDAARWRSTWQPR